The following coding sequences lie in one Cronobacter universalis NCTC 9529 genomic window:
- a CDS encoding baseplate complex protein — MTSTIMLALNGEAIPLKNMRVTISQQFQDKDQSGQTSATTKAEQGAKGKELRVVGEVPFKQISTLSRIFALANATDAGGKRQVYRVANEVARAVNLREATFTGTVDAPPQDGRMSWLVTFTLAEHLSVQEKREARATSRTTSKTQKAGAGGGAASQTSAGEDAETLSWFERKVLKPVNDALG; from the coding sequence ATGACCTCGACAATCATGCTGGCGCTTAATGGCGAAGCCATACCGCTGAAAAACATGCGCGTGACGATAAGCCAGCAATTCCAGGATAAAGACCAGAGCGGGCAGACCAGCGCCACTACAAAAGCCGAGCAGGGAGCCAAAGGCAAAGAACTGCGCGTGGTGGGTGAAGTGCCGTTTAAGCAAATCAGCACGCTGTCACGCATTTTCGCCCTGGCGAACGCCACGGATGCAGGCGGCAAACGGCAGGTTTACCGCGTGGCCAACGAGGTGGCGCGCGCCGTTAACCTGCGTGAAGCCACGTTTACCGGCACGGTGGACGCACCGCCGCAGGATGGCCGCATGAGCTGGCTGGTCACGTTCACGCTGGCCGAACATCTGAGCGTGCAGGAAAAACGCGAAGCGCGGGCGACGTCTAGAACGACCAGCAAAACGCAAAAAGCCGGTGCCGGTGGCGGCGCAGCCAGCCAGACCAGTGCCGGTGAGGATGCGGAAACGCTGTCATGGTTTGAACGCAAGGTACTTAAACCTGTTAACGATGCGCTGGGGTAA